The Halalkalibacter krulwichiae genome has a segment encoding these proteins:
- the codB gene encoding cytosine permease: MKQPNSNDRDYALQPVPQSARQGFWRMFAVMMGLTFFSASMWSGGSLGAGLTFTEFILIVLAGNLILGLYTGTLGYIAAKTGLSTHLLARYAFGEKGSYVASFLLGATQVGWFGVGVAMFALPVQKVTGIDTYVLIAIAGVLMTATAYLGMKALTVLSIIAVPSIAVLGSLSTFEAANTIGGMGGLFEYQPAESMALAAALTICIGSFISAGTLTPDFARFAKTKKTGFVTTVIAFFIGNSLMFLFGAIGAIATGESDISEVMFLQGLIIPAIIILGLNIWTTNDNALYASGLGFSHITKISKNKVVIFNGIVGTVLAMWLYNNFVDWLTFLGSTLPPIGAIILADYFIVRRGQELKESAIKVVNWLALVAWGAGVLAASFVPGIAPLNALLGSAITYIVLTFIKKRMTQQAEEVIEKKKVS; encoded by the coding sequence ATGAAACAACCAAATTCGAATGATCGTGATTATGCATTACAACCAGTTCCGCAATCGGCTAGACAAGGGTTCTGGAGAATGTTTGCTGTTATGATGGGGTTAACCTTTTTCTCAGCAAGTATGTGGTCTGGAGGAAGTTTAGGGGCAGGACTTACATTTACTGAATTTATCTTAATTGTGTTGGCGGGGAATTTGATTCTTGGTCTTTACACTGGTACGTTAGGTTATATCGCGGCAAAAACGGGTTTGTCGACACACCTTTTGGCTCGATATGCTTTTGGAGAAAAAGGTTCATATGTTGCATCATTCTTACTAGGTGCGACTCAAGTTGGTTGGTTTGGAGTAGGGGTAGCAATGTTTGCCTTGCCTGTACAGAAGGTAACAGGAATTGATACGTATGTATTAATAGCGATTGCTGGAGTGTTAATGACAGCAACTGCGTATCTTGGAATGAAAGCATTAACCGTCTTAAGTATAATTGCAGTACCATCGATAGCGGTCCTTGGAAGTCTTTCAACTTTTGAAGCGGCAAATACAATTGGAGGCATGGGAGGACTATTTGAATATCAACCGGCAGAAAGCATGGCATTAGCTGCAGCATTAACGATTTGTATCGGTTCCTTTATAAGTGCGGGGACGTTGACTCCTGACTTTGCAAGATTTGCAAAAACGAAAAAGACTGGCTTTGTTACAACCGTTATTGCGTTTTTTATCGGGAATTCATTAATGTTTCTATTCGGTGCCATTGGTGCGATTGCAACAGGAGAATCGGACATTTCAGAAGTGATGTTTTTACAAGGTTTAATCATCCCTGCGATTATTATCTTAGGTCTAAATATTTGGACAACAAATGACAATGCCTTATATGCGTCAGGACTAGGATTTTCTCATATTACGAAAATTTCTAAAAATAAAGTCGTCATTTTTAACGGGATTGTTGGGACGGTTTTAGCTATGTGGTTATACAATAACTTCGTTGATTGGTTAACATTTTTAGGATCGACTTTACCACCAATTGGTGCCATTATTTTAGCAGATTATTTCATCGTACGTCGCGGACAAGAATTAAAAGAGAGTGCGATTAAAGTGGTGAATTGGTTGGCATTGGTAGCATGGGGAGCGGGAGTGTTAGCAGCATCCTTTGTTCCTGGGATTGCTCCACTTAATGCGCTTTTAGGATCAGCCATTACTTATATTGTTCTTACATTTATAAAAAAACGTATGACTCAACAAGCAGAAGAAGTCATAGAAAAGAAAAAGGTGAGCTAA
- a CDS encoding Bcr/CflA family efflux MFS transporter — protein sequence MLHNPTGKERLGLALLLGMLAVLGPLNIDMYLPSFPEIADDLGARASLVQLSLTACLLGLAVGQVVVGPISDAKGRKKPLLISIFFFAVSSLLCALAPNITVLVVARFLQGFTAAAGVVISRAVVRDVFSGRELTKFFALLMVINAVAPMAAPIAGGAILLLPFASWSTIFYFLSLIGLLIVLVVSMKLKETLPKEKRIPSTVGHSVRTMGSLFKDKSFIGYALTVGFIHGGSFAYVAGTPFVYQGIYGVSPQVFSVLFGINGLAIILGSYLIGRFGGVIHERRLLQIAVLIAVSATGFLLFMTMIEGPLALIVIPIFIYMTSMGMVTTSTFTLAMEHQAHRAGSASAVLGTLSLFLGSLVSPLVGINETTAVPMGLILFATSFIGMVAFFKLTTAKQIEVDERIKMEG from the coding sequence ATGTTACACAATCCAACAGGAAAAGAGCGGTTAGGCTTAGCATTATTGCTCGGGATGCTGGCTGTATTAGGGCCGCTTAATATCGATATGTATTTGCCGAGTTTTCCGGAGATTGCGGACGATTTAGGGGCTCGTGCTTCATTGGTACAACTTAGTTTAACAGCGTGTCTGCTTGGACTTGCGGTAGGGCAGGTTGTTGTTGGGCCGATTAGTGATGCAAAGGGGAGAAAGAAGCCTTTGTTGATTTCTATCTTTTTCTTTGCGGTGTCCTCACTTCTTTGTGCGTTAGCGCCAAATATTACGGTTTTGGTTGTGGCTCGATTTTTACAAGGGTTTACGGCGGCTGCGGGAGTAGTCATTTCACGTGCAGTCGTGCGGGATGTGTTTAGTGGTCGAGAGTTGACGAAGTTTTTTGCGCTTTTGATGGTAATTAATGCTGTTGCTCCAATGGCTGCTCCGATTGCTGGGGGAGCGATATTGCTTTTGCCTTTTGCAAGCTGGAGTACGATTTTTTACTTTTTAAGTTTGATTGGTCTTTTGATTGTGCTTGTTGTTTCAATGAAGTTAAAAGAGACATTACCGAAAGAAAAGAGGATTCCAAGTACAGTCGGGCATTCGGTTCGGACGATGGGGAGCTTATTTAAAGATAAGAGCTTTATTGGTTATGCGTTAACTGTTGGTTTTATTCATGGAGGAAGCTTTGCCTACGTTGCGGGAACTCCATTTGTCTATCAAGGGATTTATGGTGTGTCACCACAAGTTTTCAGTGTTTTATTTGGGATAAATGGGTTAGCGATTATATTAGGAAGTTATCTAATTGGGCGCTTCGGTGGGGTGATTCATGAAAGAAGGTTGCTTCAAATTGCTGTATTGATAGCTGTTAGTGCGACAGGGTTTTTACTTTTTATGACGATGATTGAAGGTCCGTTAGCACTCATTGTCATTCCGATCTTTATATATATGACTTCGATGGGGATGGTTACAACTAGTACCTTTACGTTAGCGATGGAACATCAGGCGCATCGGGCGGGAAGTGCAAGTGCGGTGCTAGGGACGCTTTCTTTGTTCCTTGGTTCCCTAGTATCTCCTCTCGTAGGTATAAATGAAACGACGGCGGTTCCAATGGGATTGATCTTGTTTGCTACGTCTTTCATTGGGATGGTTGCTTTCTTTAAGCTAACAACAGCGAAGCAAATTGAAGTAGATGAGAGAATCAAGATGGAAGGTTGA